From one Bacteroides fragilis NCTC 9343 genomic stretch:
- a CDS encoding AMP-dependent synthetase/ligase — protein sequence MTYHHLSVLVHRQAEKYGDKTALKYRDYEKAQWIPISWNEFSQTVRQAANAMVELGVQEEENIGIFSQNKPECLFTDFAAFANRAVTIPLYATSSPAQAQYIINDAQIRFLFVGEQFQYDAAFSVFGFCPSLVQLIIFDPAVVKDPRDMSSIYYDEFLAKGKDLPHNEVVEERTARASAEDLANILYTSGTTGEPKGVMLHHSCYLEAFRIHDIRLVDMTDKDVSMNFLPLTHVFEKAWTYLCVHKGVQVCINLRPADIQTTIKEIRPTLMCSVPRFWEKVYAGVQEKIAETTGIKKMLMLDAIKVGRIHNLDYLRVGKTPPRMIQLKYKFYEKTIYALLKKTIGIENGNFFPTAGAAVPDEICEFVHSVGIDMLVGYGLTESTATVSCTSKTGYDIGSVGQVMPEVEVKIGEDNEILLRGKTITKGYYKKAEATAAAIDEEGWFHTGDAGYFKNGQLYLTERIKDLFKTSNGKYIAPQALETKLVIDRYIDQIAIIADQRKFVSALIVPVYGFVKQYAKEKGIEYKDMAELLEHPKITALFRARIDTLQQQFAHYEQIKRFTLLPEPFSMEKGELTNTLKLKRPVVARNYKEVIDKMYEE from the coding sequence ATGACTTATCATCATTTATCTGTCTTGGTCCATCGTCAGGCTGAAAAGTATGGCGACAAGACAGCCCTGAAATACCGTGACTATGAGAAGGCGCAGTGGATACCTATCTCTTGGAATGAATTTTCGCAAACTGTAAGGCAAGCCGCCAATGCTATGGTGGAATTGGGAGTACAGGAAGAAGAAAATATCGGTATTTTCTCTCAAAATAAGCCGGAATGTCTGTTTACGGATTTTGCCGCTTTTGCCAACCGTGCAGTAACTATTCCGCTTTATGCAACCAGTTCTCCGGCACAGGCTCAATATATCATCAATGATGCCCAGATACGTTTCTTATTTGTAGGCGAGCAGTTCCAGTATGATGCTGCTTTCAGTGTGTTCGGCTTCTGCCCTTCACTTGTACAATTGATCATTTTTGATCCGGCGGTAGTGAAAGATCCGCGTGATATGAGTTCTATTTACTATGACGAGTTCTTGGCTAAAGGAAAAGATTTGCCACACAATGAAGTAGTGGAAGAACGTACGGCACGTGCCAGTGCCGAGGATTTGGCAAACATCCTGTATACGTCCGGTACTACGGGCGAACCTAAAGGAGTCATGTTGCATCATTCTTGCTATTTGGAAGCATTCCGCATTCATGATATCCGTTTGGTAGATATGACCGATAAGGATGTTTCGATGAACTTCCTGCCGCTGACCCATGTGTTTGAGAAGGCATGGACTTATCTCTGTGTGCATAAGGGCGTACAGGTCTGCATCAATCTTCGTCCGGCCGATATCCAGACAACCATTAAAGAAATCCGTCCGACATTGATGTGTAGTGTCCCTCGTTTTTGGGAGAAGGTGTATGCCGGCGTTCAGGAAAAAATAGCCGAGACCACCGGAATAAAAAAAATGCTGATGCTGGATGCTATTAAAGTAGGCCGTATCCATAATTTGGATTATTTGCGGGTGGGTAAGACGCCTCCCCGAATGATTCAGCTGAAATATAAGTTTTATGAGAAGACTATCTATGCTCTGCTGAAAAAGACCATCGGAATAGAGAACGGTAACTTCTTCCCGACAGCCGGTGCTGCTGTTCCCGATGAAATTTGCGAGTTTGTACATTCGGTGGGTATCGATATGCTGGTCGGATATGGTTTGACAGAATCTACGGCAACTGTTTCGTGTACCTCGAAGACGGGCTATGATATTGGTTCGGTAGGTCAGGTGATGCCGGAGGTAGAAGTGAAGATCGGCGAAGATAACGAGATTCTGCTTCGTGGAAAGACCATCACGAAAGGGTATTATAAAAAGGCGGAAGCGACGGCTGCAGCCATCGATGAAGAAGGTTGGTTTCATACCGGTGATGCCGGCTATTTTAAAAATGGGCAGTTGTATCTGACAGAGCGTATCAAAGACCTGTTTAAGACATCGAACGGAAAATATATCGCTCCTCAGGCATTGGAAACCAAATTGGTTATCGACCGTTATATCGATCAGATAGCTATTATTGCCGATCAGCGTAAGTTTGTATCTGCACTGATTGTACCGGTATACGGTTTTGTGAAACAGTATGCCAAAGAGAAAGGTATCGAATACAAAGATATGGCCGAATTGTTGGAGCATCCTAAAATTACTGCTTTGTTCCGCGCACGTATCGATACGTTGCAGCAGCAGTTTGCCCATTACGAACAGATTAAACGATTTACGTTGCTTCCCGAACCGTTCAGCATGGAAAAAGGGGAACTGACTAATACCCTGAAGTTGAAACGTCCGGTAGTGGCACGCAACTATAAAGAGGTAATTGATAAAATGTATGAGGAGTAA
- the prfB gene encoding peptide chain release factor 2 (programmed frameshift): MITIEQLKDVKERTDALRRYLDIDGKKIQVEEEQLRTQAPGFWDDQKKAEAQMKLVKGLQKWIEGYNDVKTLTDELELAFDFYKDELVTEQEVDEAYAKALEHVENLELQNMLRDEADQMSCVLKINSGAGGTESQDWASMLMRMYLRYAETNGYKATMANLQEGDEAGIKTCTIQIEGDYAYGYLKGENGVHRLVRVSPYNAQGKRMTSFASVFVTPLVDDSIEVNILPACISWDTFRSGGAGGQNVNKVESGVRLRYQYKDPYTGEEEEILIENTETRDQPKNRENAMRQLRSILYDKELQHRMAEQAKVEAGKKKIEWGSQIRSYVFDDRRVKDHRTNFQTSDVNGVMDGKIEGFIKAYLMEFSSEEA, translated from the exons ATGATTACTATTGAACAACTTAAAGACGTGAAAGAGCGCACTGATGCGCTGAGGAGGTATCTT GACATCGACGGGAAGAAAATTCAAGTCGAAGAAGAACAATTAAGAACGCAGGCTCCGGGTTTCTGGGATGACCAGAAGAAGGCCGAAGCACAAATGAAACTGGTGAAGGGACTGCAAAAGTGGATTGAGGGATACAATGATGTCAAGACACTGACAGACGAACTGGAACTGGCTTTCGATTTTTATAAAGACGAACTGGTTACCGAACAAGAAGTAGACGAGGCCTATGCAAAGGCATTAGAGCATGTCGAGAATCTGGAATTGCAGAACATGCTTCGTGATGAGGCCGACCAAATGAGTTGCGTACTGAAGATTAACTCCGGTGCCGGTGGTACGGAGAGTCAGGATTGGGCATCGATGCTGATGCGTATGTATCTCCGTTATGCCGAGACCAATGGTTATAAAGCAACCATGGCCAACTTGCAGGAAGGTGATGAAGCGGGTATCAAAACCTGTACCATACAGATTGAAGGTGACTATGCCTACGGGTATTTGAAAGGTGAGAACGGTGTACATCGTTTGGTTCGTGTTTCCCCTTATAATGCGCAGGGTAAGCGTATGACTTCTTTTGCTTCCGTGTTTGTCACTCCATTGGTGGATGACAGTATCGAGGTAAATATTTTGCCGGCCTGTATCTCTTGGGATACTTTCCGTTCGGGAGGTGCCGGTGGACAGAACGTTAATAAGGTAGAGTCCGGCGTTCGTTTACGCTATCAATACAAGGATCCTTATACCGGTGAGGAAGAGGAAATCCTGATAGAGAATACCGAAACCCGTGACCAACCCAAAAATCGTGAAAATGCAATGCGTCAGTTGCGTTCTATTCTTTACGATAAAGAATTGCAGCACCGCATGGCAGAACAAGCTAAAGTGGAAGCCGGTAAGAAAAAAATCGAATGGGGGTCACAGATACGAAGCTATGTCTTTGACGACCGTCGTGTAAAAGACCATCGCACTAACTTCCAGACCTCTGATGTAAACGGAGTGATGGATGGAAAAATAGAAGGATTTATCAAAGCCTATCTGATGGAATTTTCTTCGGAAGAAGCTTAA
- a CDS encoding OprO/OprP family phosphate-selective porin: MNKQLITIFSIFSITCLGMVSAQESKSFLPEVKKESLTFSSEDNKFKLTFNGRIQADGAMFFGEDYQPIGNGVGFRRVRLGATAAFGKRLSGKIEMDLTDGGFSLKDCFIKYAFPNGLYFRAGNFKESFGMAAMTSSGDLWFMEKANVVSAFAPEYHIGVQGTWEHDQFLGVAGVHFKKIEGNKEKDYSESNNKAGEDEGISVTARAVWQPVSADKVKGLHLGIAASYRTPKTTVGSLMPNTVRYSTRSLSYINKIKFLDTSPIASVSHDWLAGAELAGFYRGFRFQGEYIMNNTVRMEGLATEKFNGFYVQAAYLLFGGQQRYSKSRGAFSQPSFGRSWGDIELAARFDRIDLNGTEVMGGSSNGWTFGVNYYATRNLKFQLNYSYVDNDKYANAFGQAAVGYKSNGEIAYKPEEVDESLGKGGNAYGILGLRIQLNF, translated from the coding sequence ATGAACAAGCAACTGATTACTATTTTTTCTATCTTCTCAATTACTTGTCTGGGAATGGTTTCTGCCCAGGAGTCTAAATCTTTTCTTCCTGAGGTGAAGAAAGAGTCATTAACCTTCAGTTCGGAGGACAATAAGTTTAAACTGACTTTCAATGGTCGTATCCAGGCAGACGGAGCTATGTTCTTTGGAGAAGACTACCAGCCCATAGGCAACGGTGTCGGATTCAGGCGTGTACGTTTGGGAGCTACTGCTGCTTTTGGCAAAAGGTTGTCCGGTAAGATAGAAATGGATCTTACCGACGGTGGCTTTTCATTGAAGGACTGTTTCATTAAATATGCTTTCCCGAATGGGCTTTATTTTAGGGCAGGTAATTTTAAAGAGAGTTTTGGCATGGCTGCAATGACCTCCTCGGGCGATTTGTGGTTCATGGAAAAGGCGAACGTGGTATCTGCATTTGCTCCGGAATATCATATCGGTGTACAGGGAACCTGGGAACATGACCAGTTTCTGGGAGTAGCGGGTGTACATTTTAAAAAAATAGAAGGTAACAAAGAGAAAGACTATTCCGAAAGTAATAATAAAGCGGGGGAGGATGAAGGAATATCGGTTACAGCCCGTGCTGTCTGGCAACCGGTTTCGGCAGATAAGGTAAAAGGTCTTCATTTGGGAATAGCCGCATCCTATCGTACTCCGAAGACAACAGTCGGTTCGCTGATGCCGAATACTGTGAGATATAGTACAAGATCACTTTCTTATATTAACAAAATCAAGTTTCTGGATACATCGCCGATTGCTTCTGTCAGTCACGATTGGTTGGCCGGTGCTGAACTGGCCGGATTTTACAGAGGTTTTCGCTTTCAGGGAGAGTATATCATGAACAATACGGTACGTATGGAAGGGTTGGCAACAGAGAAGTTCAACGGCTTCTATGTGCAGGCGGCTTATCTTTTGTTCGGTGGGCAGCAACGATATAGTAAATCGCGTGGAGCCTTCTCGCAGCCATCGTTCGGACGCAGTTGGGGGGATATAGAATTGGCAGCCCGTTTTGACCGTATCGACCTGAACGGAACAGAAGTGATGGGGGGATCGTCCAACGGATGGACATTCGGAGTGAATTATTATGCTACCCGGAATCTTAAATTTCAGCTCAATTATTCATATGTAGATAATGATAAATATGCCAATGCCTTCGGACAGGCAGCGGTAGGGTATAAATCGAACGGAGAGATTGCCTATAAACCCGAGGAAGTTGATGAATCGTTGGGTAAAGGAGGGAATGCTTATGGTATTCTGGGGCTTCGTATTCAATTGAATTTTTAA
- a CDS encoding CYTH domain-containing protein: MSQEIERKFLVSGDYKSQAFDQSRIVQGYISSARGRTVRVRIRDGKGYLTIKGASDASGISRYEWEKELSLAEAEELMKLCEPGVIDKTRYLVRSGKHIFEVDEFYGENEGLVVAEVELGSEDEVFVKPGFIGEEVTGDIRYYNSQLMKKPYTTWL, from the coding sequence ATGTCACAGGAAATAGAACGTAAATTTCTCGTTAGTGGAGATTATAAGTCACAGGCTTTTGATCAGAGCCGCATCGTTCAGGGATATATCAGTAGTGCCCGTGGAAGAACGGTCCGCGTACGCATACGTGACGGAAAAGGCTATCTGACTATTAAAGGAGCTTCGGATGCCTCGGGAATAAGCCGTTACGAGTGGGAGAAGGAACTGTCTCTCGCGGAGGCTGAGGAACTGATGAAGCTTTGCGAACCGGGAGTGATCGATAAGACCCGTTATCTGGTGCGTAGCGGGAAACATATCTTCGAGGTAGATGAGTTCTATGGAGAGAATGAAGGACTTGTTGTGGCTGAGGTGGAATTGGGTTCGGAAGACGAAGTGTTTGTAAAACCCGGCTTTATCGGAGAAGAGGTTACGGGTGACATTCGTTACTATAATTCGCAGTTGATGAAAAAACCGTATACTACCTGGTTGTAG
- a CDS encoding MgtC/SapB family protein yields MEQLYNYLPEKLVTFILVTLFSLLIGLSQRKISLKREGETTLFGTDRTFTFIGMLGYLLYILDPEEMHLFMGGGLILGILLGLNYYVKQSQFHVFGVTTIIIALITYCIAPIVSTQPSWFYVMVIVTVLLLTELKHTFTEIAQRMKNDEMITLAKFLAISGIILPMLPNENIIPDINLTPYTIWLATVVVSGISYLSYLLKRYVFRESGVLVSGIIGGLYSSTATISVLARKSRNAHSQEASEYVAAMLLAVSMMFLRFMILILIFSSTIFTSIYPYLLIMAAVAAGVAWFIHTRRKRTPDADLVEEEDDSSNPLEFKVALIFAGLFVIFTVLTHYTLIYAGTGGLNLLSFVSGFSDITPFILNLLQGTGSVAATVVMACTMQAIISNIVVNMCYALFFSGKQSKLRSWILGGFGCVIAANVVVLFFFYLI; encoded by the coding sequence ATGGAACAACTGTACAACTACCTGCCGGAAAAGCTGGTGACCTTTATCCTGGTTACCTTGTTTTCACTTTTAATAGGACTTTCGCAACGTAAAATCAGTTTGAAACGTGAAGGAGAAACCACTCTTTTCGGTACTGACCGCACCTTTACGTTTATCGGAATGCTGGGGTATCTTTTGTATATCCTCGATCCGGAAGAGATGCACCTTTTCATGGGAGGTGGTTTGATACTCGGCATTCTTTTAGGGCTCAACTATTATGTGAAGCAGTCCCAATTCCATGTATTCGGGGTGACGACTATTATCATCGCACTGATCACCTACTGCATTGCTCCGATTGTGTCTACACAGCCTTCATGGTTTTACGTCATGGTGATTGTTACTGTTTTATTGCTTACCGAACTGAAGCATACTTTTACGGAGATCGCGCAGCGAATGAAAAACGATGAAATGATTACGTTGGCTAAGTTCTTGGCTATCAGTGGTATCATCCTTCCGATGTTGCCTAATGAAAATATTATCCCTGACATCAACCTGACGCCTTATACCATCTGGCTGGCCACAGTAGTGGTTTCGGGTATCTCATATCTTTCCTATTTGCTGAAGCGGTATGTCTTTCGTGAATCGGGGGTATTGGTGTCCGGCATTATCGGCGGGCTCTACAGTAGTACGGCTACAATCTCGGTACTCGCCCGTAAAAGCCGTAATGCACACTCGCAGGAAGCATCCGAATATGTTGCCGCCATGCTTTTGGCTGTCAGCATGATGTTTTTGCGCTTCATGATTCTAATTCTTATTTTCAGCTCCACTATTTTTACTTCTATCTATCCTTATCTATTGATTATGGCTGCCGTTGCAGCCGGTGTAGCCTGGTTTATCCACACTCGTCGGAAGCGGACACCCGACGCTGACCTTGTGGAAGAAGAAGATGACAGCAGTAATCCGTTGGAGTTCAAGGTGGCTTTGATTTTTGCAGGGTTATTTGTTATATTTACCGTACTGACACACTATACCTTGATTTATGCCGGGACAGGAGGGTTGAACCTGCTGTCGTTCGTTTCCGGTTTTAGTGATATTACTCCTTTTATCCTGAACTTATTGCAGGGCACGGGAAGTGTAGCGGCTACTGTGGTGATGGCTTGTACCATGCAGGCCATTATCAGTAACATTGTGGTCAACATGTGTTATGCGCTTTTCTTCTCGGGTAAGCAGAGTAAATTGCGCTCGTGGATATTGGGCGGATTCGGATGTGTAATCGCAGCAAATGTTGTCGTACTTTTTTTCTTTTATCTGATTTAA
- a CDS encoding outer membrane beta-barrel family protein codes for MRNKLLLLLLLMFMTSGMMYAQQQKTQQSQQRTAAPSYTLKGVLLDSLTQEGEPYATIKIAKKNAPQKALKMAVTDLNGKFQEKLTVAPGEYIITLSSVGKVTIVKDFTVKASEKVIDLGKLNMAEATNELKGIEVVAQKPLVKVDVDKIEYNIEDDPDSKTNTVMEMLRKVPLVTVDGEDNIKVNGSSSFKIHVNGKPNNMMSNNPKDVLKSMPANTIKHIEVITSPGAKYDAEGVGGILNIVTVGGGFEGYTATFRASGSNRGAGAGGYATIKSGKLTITGNYNYNYDTSPKSYSDSYRENYDSEDQKYLESKSSSDYNGSFQYGNLEASYEIDTLRLLTASFGMYGGANDNKSDGLTTMWNAQRDRLAYQYRSLSDGDGSWYSMRGNVDYQRTSKKNKDRMITLSYKISTQPQNSDYYTDYKDIKDPFEMDIVKKFLLNNSHSDGKTNTTEHTFQVDYTTPIGKLHTIEAGAKYIIRNNLSDNKLFEAEGVSDNYEYNNDRSSKYKHLNDILAAYLGYTLRYKTFSFKPGVRYEYTSQDVKYLAGAIGPEADFSTSYNDFVPSVTMGIKIGKTQNLRGGYNMRIWRPGIWNLNPYFDDRNPMFISQGNSNLESEKSHSFNLSYSMFSMKFNVNISLRHSFGNNGIERVSRLIGKGGEEFPGGHHAPEGALYSTYENIGKNRNTGLSLYGNWNASPNTRIYLNGDGSYVDIKSPAQGLHNYGWNASLYGGIQHTFPLKIRASLNAGGSTPYISLQGKGSGYYYYSLGVNRSFIKDRFTVSAYVSNIFEKYRSYNNTTMGENFLSKSSSRYQSRSFGISLSYRIGELKASVKKAARSINNDDVKGGGGQGGQGGGAN; via the coding sequence ATGAGAAACAAACTACTACTATTGTTGCTGTTGATGTTCATGACATCCGGCATGATGTATGCCCAACAGCAAAAAACACAGCAATCCCAACAACGTACGGCAGCTCCATCTTATACATTGAAAGGCGTGCTTCTTGATTCGTTGACTCAGGAAGGCGAACCTTATGCTACAATTAAGATCGCAAAAAAGAATGCTCCTCAAAAAGCTCTTAAAATGGCTGTAACCGATTTGAATGGTAAATTCCAGGAGAAACTGACTGTTGCTCCCGGAGAGTATATTATTACCTTATCATCTGTAGGTAAAGTCACGATCGTGAAAGACTTTACTGTCAAAGCGAGTGAAAAGGTGATCGATCTGGGAAAATTAAATATGGCCGAGGCTACTAACGAACTGAAAGGTATAGAAGTCGTTGCTCAGAAGCCACTGGTAAAGGTGGATGTAGACAAAATTGAATATAACATCGAAGACGATCCTGACTCGAAGACCAATACCGTAATGGAAATGCTTCGTAAAGTACCGTTGGTAACAGTGGACGGCGAAGATAACATCAAGGTAAATGGCAGCAGCAGTTTTAAAATCCATGTAAACGGTAAGCCTAATAATATGATGAGCAATAACCCGAAAGACGTGCTCAAGAGTATGCCGGCCAATACCATTAAACATATTGAGGTAATCACTTCTCCGGGAGCTAAATATGATGCAGAAGGTGTGGGCGGTATCCTGAATATTGTGACTGTCGGTGGTGGATTCGAAGGTTATACTGCAACTTTCCGTGCCAGTGGTAGCAATCGTGGTGCCGGTGCCGGTGGATATGCTACTATCAAATCCGGAAAACTGACTATTACAGGAAATTATAATTATAACTACGATACATCGCCTAAAAGCTATTCGGACAGTTACCGTGAAAATTATGATTCGGAAGATCAGAAGTATCTGGAATCGAAAAGCTCTTCCGATTATAACGGCAGTTTCCAGTACGGCAATCTTGAGGCCAGTTACGAAATTGATACATTACGTTTGCTGACAGCGTCATTCGGTATGTACGGCGGTGCCAATGATAATAAGAGCGACGGGTTGACTACAATGTGGAATGCCCAGAGAGACCGATTGGCTTATCAATACCGCTCGTTGAGCGACGGAGACGGTTCCTGGTATTCTATGCGTGGTAATGTCGATTATCAGCGTACCTCTAAAAAGAACAAGGACCGTATGATCACTCTCTCGTACAAGATCAGTACACAGCCGCAGAACTCTGACTATTATACGGACTATAAAGATATCAAAGATCCGTTTGAAATGGATATCGTTAAGAAATTCTTGCTGAATAACTCTCATTCGGATGGCAAGACCAATACTACCGAACATACATTCCAGGTGGATTATACTACTCCAATCGGAAAATTGCATACTATTGAAGCCGGAGCTAAATATATCATCCGTAATAACCTTAGTGATAACAAACTGTTCGAAGCCGAGGGCGTCAGTGACAACTACGAATACAACAACGACCGTAGTAGCAAGTATAAACATCTGAATGACATTCTTGCCGCTTATCTGGGATACACACTTCGTTATAAAACATTCTCATTCAAGCCGGGAGTACGTTATGAATATACGTCACAGGATGTGAAGTATCTGGCAGGAGCTATCGGACCTGAAGCGGATTTCAGTACCAGTTATAACGACTTTGTTCCTTCTGTAACCATGGGCATCAAGATCGGTAAGACACAGAACTTGCGCGGTGGATACAACATGCGTATCTGGCGTCCGGGTATCTGGAACTTGAATCCTTATTTTGACGACCGCAACCCGATGTTTATCAGCCAGGGTAATTCGAATCTGGAAAGTGAAAAGAGCCACTCGTTCAACCTGAGCTATAGTATGTTCAGCATGAAGTTTAATGTCAATATCTCTCTGCGCCACTCATTCGGAAACAACGGTATCGAACGGGTCAGCCGTTTGATTGGTAAGGGTGGTGAAGAGTTCCCCGGAGGACATCATGCTCCCGAAGGTGCATTGTATAGCACTTACGAAAATATCGGTAAGAACCGTAATACAGGTCTGAGCCTTTACGGTAACTGGAACGCTTCTCCCAACACCCGTATCTATCTGAACGGTGATGGCAGCTACGTTGATATTAAGAGTCCGGCTCAGGGATTACATAACTATGGATGGAATGCCTCTTTATACGGTGGTATCCAGCACACCTTCCCATTGAAGATACGTGCCAGTCTGAATGCCGGAGGAAGTACTCCTTACATCAGCCTGCAAGGTAAGGGATCGGGATATTATTACTATAGTCTGGGTGTGAACCGCTCTTTCATCAAAGACCGCTTTACAGTGAGTGCCTATGTAAGCAATATCTTCGAGAAGTATCGTTCGTATAATAATACCACTATGGGTGAAAACTTCTTGTCGAAGAGCAGCAGCCGTTATCAGAGCCGTAGCTTTGGTATCAGCCTTAGCTACCGTATCGGTGAGTTGAAGGCCAGTGTGAAGAAAGCCGCTCGCAGTATCAATAATGATGACGTGAAAGGTGGCGGCGGACAAGGCGGTCAAGGTGGTGGCGCTAATTAG
- a CDS encoding DUF2264 domain-containing protein — protein MKRIILSIVWGLLTGWAAVPCLWAQSRTGTADREIWVKTLVRLADPVLSNLANETLKKEMPYESLAPNRQRFSYLEAVGRTVCGIAPWLELGEDDTPEGQLRKKYIELTVKGISNAVNPSSPDYLIFGEPSQPLVDAAFLAEGLLRAPKQLWGNLSPAARKQVVTELKRSRVIKPNESNWLLFASIVEAALQEFTGECDTTRLNYGVRKFRDLWYKGDAQYGDGAEFHLDYYNSFVIHPMLTDVLVVMQKHRMPESEFLNVQQKRLGRYAEQLERFISPEGTYPVIGRSIVYRTGVFHALGQAALLHLLPQQIVPAQVRCGMTKVIENQFRSAANFDTKGWLKIGFSGNQVQMSESYINTGSTYLCLTGFLPLGLPADDPFWSAPPAEWTNLKAWSGKEMPADHSL, from the coding sequence ATGAAACGGATCATTTTATCGATTGTATGGGGACTGCTGACCGGATGGGCGGCAGTCCCTTGCCTTTGGGCACAGTCACGCACAGGAACTGCCGATCGGGAGATCTGGGTAAAAACTCTTGTACGCCTGGCCGATCCCGTACTCAGTAACCTGGCCAATGAAACACTGAAAAAGGAAATGCCTTACGAATCGCTTGCTCCCAACCGGCAACGTTTTTCTTATCTGGAGGCAGTGGGACGAACCGTATGCGGCATTGCTCCATGGCTGGAACTAGGAGAAGACGATACTCCCGAAGGACAATTACGCAAAAAATACATCGAACTGACGGTGAAAGGGATCAGCAATGCAGTGAATCCGTCCTCACCCGATTACCTGATCTTCGGAGAACCTTCACAACCCTTGGTAGATGCCGCATTTCTGGCAGAAGGATTATTGCGTGCACCTAAACAATTATGGGGCAACCTCTCACCCGCTGCCCGCAAGCAAGTGGTGACGGAGTTAAAACGAAGCCGTGTTATCAAGCCCAATGAAAGCAACTGGCTGCTGTTTGCCTCCATCGTGGAAGCAGCCCTGCAAGAATTCACCGGAGAATGTGATACAACGCGGCTCAATTATGGGGTACGCAAGTTCAGAGATCTTTGGTATAAAGGAGACGCCCAGTATGGAGACGGAGCAGAATTCCACCTCGATTATTACAATAGCTTCGTGATTCATCCTATGCTTACCGATGTATTAGTCGTCATGCAGAAGCACCGGATGCCGGAAAGTGAATTTCTGAATGTACAGCAAAAACGCCTAGGACGCTATGCCGAACAATTGGAGCGTTTCATTTCTCCGGAAGGAACATATCCGGTAATCGGACGTTCGATTGTCTATCGTACCGGAGTATTTCACGCATTGGGACAAGCAGCTTTACTGCATCTCCTTCCGCAACAAATTGTTCCCGCACAGGTACGCTGCGGCATGACGAAAGTTATAGAGAACCAATTCCGATCTGCTGCCAATTTCGACACAAAGGGTTGGTTGAAGATAGGTTTCTCCGGTAATCAGGTTCAAATGTCGGAGTCCTACATTAATACAGGAAGTACTTACTTGTGCCTGACCGGTTTCTTGCCATTGGGACTACCCGCCGACGATCCTTTCTGGAGTGCCCCTCCTGCCGAATGGACCAACCTGAAAGCCTGGTCGGGGAAAGAGATGCCGGCAGATCATTCTTTATAA